From Candidatus Bathyarchaeota archaeon, a single genomic window includes:
- a CDS encoding FAD-binding protein, whose amino-acid sequence RDIVSRAETTEIQEGRGLEGRYGPYIALDLRHLGEEKINERLPLIRDVAIKLSGVDPVEEPIPIKPAAHYSMGGIHANIKTETPVSGLYATGECACFNVHGANRLGTNSTSDCLVFGFVSGEEAAKYALSNSLREISREKVSAEERRVFGEILGSEGDERVPVIRDELRHIMSGKVWVFRKGDELESALKELRNLKERFKNIRIEDKDKQFNTELVGALQLDFTLDLCEATIAGALARTESRGAHTRLDCPKRDDENWLKHTIAYYTKEGPRLEYIPVTITKWPPAARAY is encoded by the coding sequence CACGTGACATAGTTTCCAGAGCAGAGACGACAGAGATTCAGGAGGGACGTGGACTAGAAGGCCGTTACGGTCCTTACATAGCTTTGGATCTTAGACATTTGGGCGAGGAGAAAATAAACGAAAGGCTGCCTCTTATACGTGACGTTGCAATAAAACTGAGTGGAGTGGATCCCGTAGAGGAACCGATACCAATTAAACCAGCGGCTCACTACTCCATGGGAGGAATCCACGCTAATATAAAAACGGAGACGCCGGTTTCAGGACTTTATGCTACAGGCGAATGCGCTTGTTTTAATGTCCATGGAGCAAATAGGCTTGGCACTAACTCGACATCTGATTGCCTCGTTTTCGGATTTGTCTCTGGCGAAGAAGCTGCTAAATACGCCCTTTCAAACAGTCTTCGAGAAATTTCACGTGAAAAAGTCTCGGCAGAGGAAAGAAGAGTTTTTGGCGAAATCTTGGGCAGTGAAGGCGATGAAAGGGTTCCTGTTATTCGAGACGAGCTAAGACATATTATGAGTGGGAAAGTGTGGGTATTTAGAAAAGGTGACGAACTTGAGAGCGCTTTGAAGGAACTAAGGAACCTCAAGGAGAGATTCAAGAACATAAGGATAGAAGACAAAGACAAGCAATTCAACACTGAGCTCGTAGGAGCATTGCAGCTTGACTTCACCTTGGACCTCTGTGAAGCTACAATAGCCGGCGCACTTGCTAGAACAGAGTCGAGAGGCGCCCACACCAGACTTGATTGCCCCAAACGTGACGACGAAAACTGGTTAAAGCATACTATTGCTTACTATACAAAAGAAGGCCCTAGACTTGAGTACATTCCAGTTACTATAACCAAGTGGCCTCCAGCCGCAAGAGCTTATTAG
- the sdhB gene encoding succinate dehydrogenase iron-sulfur subunit → MNSQVKKTVEFKIRRFNPQSKKHYISTYNVLVRKGTTLLDAFIYIKDNLDGTFAFRHSCRMGVCGSCGVLVNGKPMLACYTQVLHLNSDTLVVEPLQNMPVIKDLVVDIQPFFDTYSRIKPVLVKPEEAFKKLDEFIQSPTDLKKYWDLTLCIKCSICYSACPAAIDEKFLGPSANAANFRFVSDSRDEGLDGRLKATADSIWLCTSCNSCTLFCPKEIDCSSSIVDERSLVVETGSIPRTVKDVLTSVVRYHNPMGMHPSKRMDWAKDLNVKTFPTVEKADVLSFVGCASAYDQRSQAIARSMVSVFDSLGVDFATLGIEEWCCGDHIMRLGEKGLFEMLTEHNISTFEKFSAEKIITLSPHCYNTFKNDKPYSDQGLNVQHYTQFLAEAIKSGRLKLSKPVNKKVTYHDPCFLGKRNEIYDAPRQILRSIDGLELVEMKRARENSFCCGGGAGRTWTEDALPEKRPSVDRVKEALEVGAEVISTACPFCVTTLEDAVKVLDVEDKIVVKDILELLNEAM, encoded by the coding sequence ATGAATTCCCAAGTTAAGAAAACTGTTGAATTTAAGATACGCCGTTTTAACCCTCAAAGCAAAAAGCATTACATATCCACATATAACGTGCTTGTCCGCAAAGGAACGACCTTACTTGACGCTTTCATATACATCAAAGACAATTTAGATGGGACGTTTGCGTTTAGGCATTCATGCAGGATGGGAGTGTGTGGAAGTTGCGGAGTCTTGGTTAACGGAAAACCGATGCTAGCCTGTTACACACAGGTACTCCATCTAAACTCTGACACATTAGTCGTCGAACCGCTCCAAAATATGCCCGTCATAAAAGACCTAGTTGTCGACATCCAACCATTCTTTGACACATACAGCAGAATAAAACCTGTCTTAGTCAAGCCAGAAGAGGCGTTTAAGAAGCTTGATGAATTTATTCAATCACCAACGGACCTTAAAAAGTATTGGGACTTAACGCTGTGCATCAAGTGTTCTATTTGTTATTCCGCTTGCCCAGCCGCAATAGATGAGAAATTCCTCGGGCCTTCTGCTAATGCCGCTAATTTTCGATTTGTTTCAGATTCAAGAGATGAAGGCCTAGATGGACGATTGAAGGCTACAGCTGACAGCATATGGTTGTGCACCTCTTGTAACTCGTGTACACTGTTCTGCCCGAAAGAAATTGATTGTTCATCTTCAATAGTTGATGAACGCAGCCTCGTGGTAGAAACGGGCAGCATACCGCGAACGGTTAAGGACGTGCTTACGAGTGTTGTTAGATATCATAATCCGATGGGAATGCATCCTAGCAAAAGGATGGATTGGGCTAAAGATTTGAACGTTAAAACGTTTCCAACAGTTGAAAAGGCTGACGTATTGTCCTTTGTGGGTTGCGCGTCAGCTTATGATCAGAGAAGCCAAGCTATTGCCAGGTCCATGGTCTCAGTATTTGATAGCCTAGGCGTTGACTTTGCAACGCTTGGCATTGAAGAATGGTGTTGTGGAGATCATATAATGCGACTTGGCGAAAAAGGACTGTTCGAAATGCTTACCGAACATAACATCTCAACGTTTGAAAAGTTCAGTGCAGAGAAAATCATAACACTTTCTCCACACTGCTACAACACTTTCAAGAACGATAAACCATACAGCGACCAAGGGCTTAATGTTCAGCACTATACACAGTTTCTCGCCGAAGCCATCAAAAGCGGCAGGCTCAAACTTTCAAAACCCGTTAACAAGAAGGTTACTTATCACGACCCTTGTTTCTTAGGCAAACGCAACGAGATTTACGATGCTCCTCGACAGATTTTGAGGTCAATAGATGGCTTAGAACTTGTTGAGATGAAGAGAGCGAGGGAGAATAGTTTTTGTTGTGGTGGAGGAGCCGGAAGAACTTGGACAGAGGATGCCCTCCCTGAGAAGAGGCCTAGTGTAGATCGGGTTAAAGAAGCATTAGAAGTTGGCGCTGAAGTCATTTCAACTGCCTGTCCGTTCTGTGTTACAACTTTGGAAGACGCCGTGAA